In one window of Nocardioides panacisoli DNA:
- the rarD gene encoding EamA family transporter RarD codes for MTSTRSGYLYGVAAYGLWGAFPLYFPLLQPGGAGEILAHRILWSAVTLVLLVVALRRGRRLADLARDRRTALFLLAAAVVISLNWGGFIFGVTSGRVVEVSLGYFINPLVSMLLGVLVLGERMRPAQWVAIGIGALACGVLTWDYGRLPWVALLLAFSFGTYGLCKKKANAGAIESLTFETVLVAPVAVAWVAWLWLTGNGHFTTEGPGHAVLLMTAGLVTAVPLLCFGAAATRIPLSAIGLLQYIAPISHFLLGITVFDEVMPAGRWAGFCLVWLALAVFTTDALRARHRRSVLVRQAAAP; via the coding sequence GTGACGTCCACCCGCTCCGGCTACCTCTACGGGGTCGCGGCGTACGGCTTGTGGGGCGCGTTCCCGCTCTACTTCCCGCTGCTCCAGCCCGGCGGCGCCGGCGAGATCCTCGCCCACCGCATCCTGTGGTCGGCGGTCACGCTGGTCCTGCTGGTCGTCGCGCTTCGGCGGGGACGTCGCCTGGCCGATCTCGCACGGGACCGCCGTACGGCGCTGTTCCTGCTGGCGGCCGCGGTGGTGATCAGCCTCAACTGGGGTGGCTTCATCTTCGGCGTGACCTCGGGCCGGGTGGTCGAGGTGTCACTGGGGTACTTCATCAACCCGCTGGTCTCGATGCTGCTGGGCGTGCTCGTGCTGGGCGAGCGGATGCGGCCGGCGCAGTGGGTGGCGATCGGCATCGGCGCCCTGGCGTGCGGGGTGCTGACCTGGGACTACGGGCGCCTGCCGTGGGTGGCGCTGCTGCTGGCCTTCAGCTTCGGCACCTACGGGTTGTGCAAGAAGAAGGCCAATGCCGGCGCGATCGAGTCGCTGACCTTCGAGACCGTGCTGGTCGCACCCGTCGCCGTGGCGTGGGTCGCGTGGCTGTGGCTCACCGGCAACGGCCACTTCACCACCGAGGGCCCCGGGCACGCGGTGCTGCTGATGACCGCGGGCCTGGTGACGGCCGTGCCGCTGCTGTGCTTCGGTGCCGCCGCGACCCGCATCCCGCTCAGCGCGATCGGCCTGCTGCAGTACATCGCGCCGATCTCCCACTTCCTGCTCGGCATCACCGTCTTCGACGAGGTGATGCCGGCCGGCCGCTGGGCCGGCTTCTGCCTGGTCTGGCTGGCACTGGCGGTCTTCACCACCGACGCGCTCCGGGCACGGCACCGGCGGAGTGTGCTGGTGCGGCAGGCGGCCGCACCGTAG
- a CDS encoding 2-oxoacid:ferredoxin oxidoreductase subunit beta, which produces MSIDLGVPGQRTGNELVPGTDEKQTGKDFTSDQEVRWCPGCGDYAVLKAVQSFLPDLGLRRENIVFISGIGCSSRFPYYLDTYGMHSIHGRAPTIATGLATAREDLSVWVVTGDGDALSIGGNHLIHTLRRNVNMTILLFNNRIYGLTKGQYSPTSEVGKVTKSTPVGSLDHPFNPVSLALGAEGTFVARTIDSDRKHLTAVLQAAAAHRGTSLVEIYQNCPIFNDGAFDAIKDRDTKEHAIIPLVHGEPITFGTLDEDTGHGDKGLVRNTAGGVDVAQVAEVGIDQVIVHDAHHDDPSTAFAISRLTDAGYLNRSPIGIFRQVERPTYDDLARQQVAMAADTEGDGTPEDRLAALISAGDTWQVD; this is translated from the coding sequence ATGAGCATCGATCTGGGCGTGCCCGGCCAGCGCACCGGCAACGAGCTGGTGCCCGGCACTGACGAGAAGCAGACCGGCAAGGACTTCACCTCCGACCAAGAGGTCCGCTGGTGCCCCGGCTGCGGCGACTACGCCGTCCTCAAGGCCGTGCAGTCCTTCCTGCCCGACCTCGGCCTGCGCCGGGAGAACATCGTGTTCATCTCCGGCATCGGCTGCAGCTCCCGGTTCCCCTACTACCTCGACACCTACGGGATGCACTCCATCCACGGCCGCGCCCCCACCATCGCCACCGGCCTGGCCACCGCACGCGAAGACCTCTCGGTCTGGGTCGTCACCGGCGACGGCGACGCCCTCTCCATCGGCGGCAACCACCTCATCCACACCCTGCGCCGCAACGTGAACATGACCATCCTGCTGTTCAACAACCGCATCTACGGCCTCACCAAGGGCCAGTACTCCCCCACCAGCGAAGTCGGCAAGGTCACCAAGTCCACCCCCGTCGGCTCCCTGGACCACCCCTTCAACCCGGTGTCGCTGGCCCTGGGCGCCGAGGGCACCTTCGTGGCCCGCACCATCGACAGCGACCGCAAGCACCTCACCGCCGTCCTCCAGGCCGCCGCCGCACACCGCGGCACCTCCCTGGTCGAGATCTACCAGAACTGCCCCATCTTCAACGACGGCGCCTTCGACGCCATCAAGGACCGCGACACCAAGGAACACGCCATCATCCCCCTCGTCCACGGCGAACCCATCACCTTCGGCACCCTTGATGAGGACACCGGCCACGGCGACAAGGGACTGGTCCGCAACACCGCCGGCGGCGTCGACGTCGCCCAGGTCGCCGAGGTCGGCATCGACCAGGTCATCGTCCACGACGCCCACCACGACGACCCCTCCACCGCCTTCGCCATCTCCCGCCTCACCGACGCCGGCTACCTCAACCGCTCCCCCATCGGCATCTTCCGCCAGGTCGAACGCCCCACCTACGACGACCTCGCCCGCCAGCAGGTCGCGATGGCCGCCGACACCGAGGGCGATGGCACCCCCGAGGACCGACTCGCCGCGCTGATCAGCGCCGGCGACACCTGGCAGGTCGACTGA
- the rsgA gene encoding ribosome small subunit-dependent GTPase A, with amino-acid sequence MDALEAIGLDAGIRAELAAYDGRPARVVRTDRGRVTALVSDGTVRAGVPAGAPTPVTGDWVAVAGDPPVVVGSAERRGALTRPRPHGDRAEASPEQVLAANVDLVALVTPVDTAPNLRRVERGVVMAYESGATPLVLATKTDLAADLAGTMATLEEACVGVEVLATSAVTGAGIDTLAAHLATGRTAVLLGASGVGKSTLVNALLQADVMATREVRGDHKGRHTTTHRELLVVPGGGAVIDTPGLRSLTLGGDDTGRDLAFPDVAELAEQCHFHDCRHDTEPGCAVQQAVADGGLAADRFEGWRRIRAANENAVLRADPAAHRRESKRLGRMYREAQAAARYKSRHGRR; translated from the coding sequence ATGGACGCACTGGAGGCGATCGGTCTCGACGCGGGGATCCGTGCCGAGCTGGCGGCGTACGACGGCCGGCCGGCCCGCGTGGTCCGCACCGACCGCGGGCGCGTCACCGCACTCGTCTCCGACGGCACGGTGCGGGCCGGCGTCCCCGCCGGGGCGCCCACCCCGGTCACCGGTGACTGGGTCGCGGTGGCGGGCGACCCGCCCGTGGTGGTCGGCAGCGCCGAGCGTCGTGGCGCCCTGACCAGGCCGCGGCCCCACGGAGATCGTGCCGAGGCGTCACCGGAGCAGGTGCTGGCAGCCAACGTCGACCTGGTCGCCCTCGTCACCCCGGTCGACACCGCGCCGAACCTGCGCCGTGTCGAGCGCGGTGTCGTGATGGCCTACGAGTCCGGCGCCACGCCGCTGGTGTTGGCGACCAAGACCGACCTGGCCGCGGACCTCGCGGGGACCATGGCGACGCTCGAGGAGGCGTGCGTGGGGGTCGAGGTGCTCGCCACCTCGGCGGTGACCGGCGCCGGCATCGACACGCTGGCCGCCCACCTCGCGACGGGCCGGACGGCGGTGCTCCTGGGCGCCTCCGGCGTCGGGAAGTCGACCTTGGTCAATGCGCTGCTCCAGGCGGACGTCATGGCGACCCGGGAGGTGCGCGGTGACCACAAGGGGCGCCACACGACCACGCACCGCGAGTTGCTGGTCGTCCCGGGTGGCGGGGCGGTGATCGACACCCCGGGGCTGCGCAGCCTCACGCTCGGCGGCGACGACACCGGGCGCGACCTGGCCTTCCCCGACGTGGCCGAGCTCGCCGAGCAGTGCCACTTCCACGACTGCCGCCACGACACCGAGCCCGGCTGCGCAGTGCAGCAGGCGGTGGCCGACGGCGGGCTCGCCGCCGACCGCTTCGAGGGGTGGCGGCGCATCCGCGCAGCGAACGAGAACGCGGTGCTGCGGGCCGACCCCGCCGCGCACCGGCGCGAGTCCAAGCGACTGGGGCGGATGTACCGCGAGGCGCAGGCCGCCGCGCGGTACAAGAGCCGGCACGGACGCCGGTGA
- a CDS encoding 2-oxoacid:acceptor oxidoreductase subunit alpha — MSETKEVKQLDRVIIRFAGDSGDGMQLTGDRFTQESAVFGNDLVTLPNFPAEIRAPQGTLPGVSSFQVHFADHDILTAGDRPDVLVAMNPAALKANIDDLPKGAAIIVDTHDFTKRNLTKAGYETNPLDLLGDTNDPLGEFQVHPVDLTGITVEAVKEFGLTRKESSRAKNMFALGLLSWMYGRPVESTLDFLGKKFAKAPDIRDANIAAFKAGWNYGETTETFVVQYEVKPAKLPQGTYRNITGNLALSYGLVAAGVRSKLPVVLGSYPITPASDVLHELSKHKGFNVTTFQAEDEIAGIGAAVGAAFGGALGVTTTSGPGIALKSETIGLAVMTELPLLVIDVQRGGPSTGLPTKTEQADLMQAMYGRNGEAPVPIVAPQSPGDCFAAAVEAARIAITYRTPVMLLSDGYLANGSEPWAIPDVEDLPAIDPDFATEPNHSTGDDTDPDFWPYLRDPETLARPWAIPGTAGLEHRIGGLEKGDGHGNISYDPANHDLMVRTRAEKIARIADSFPPLAVDDPTGDAKVLVIGWGSTYGPIGAACRRVRRAGYQVAQTHLRHLNPFPQDLGEVLARYDKVLVPEMNLGQLSKLLRAEYLVDAVGYNQVRGLPLKAAELAEAVGRLVGEAEGIDVDLGEHGLNLPSDHEEASV; from the coding sequence GTGAGTGAGACCAAAGAGGTCAAGCAGCTGGACCGGGTGATCATCCGGTTCGCCGGTGACTCCGGTGACGGCATGCAGTTGACCGGTGACCGCTTCACCCAGGAGTCGGCCGTGTTCGGCAACGACCTGGTGACGTTGCCGAACTTCCCGGCCGAGATCCGCGCCCCCCAAGGGACGCTGCCGGGTGTCTCGTCGTTCCAGGTGCACTTCGCCGACCACGACATCCTGACCGCCGGCGACCGGCCCGACGTGCTGGTGGCGATGAACCCGGCTGCGCTGAAGGCCAACATCGACGACCTGCCCAAGGGCGCGGCGATCATCGTGGACACCCACGACTTCACCAAGCGCAACCTGACCAAGGCCGGCTACGAGACCAACCCCTTGGACCTGCTGGGCGACACCAACGACCCGCTGGGTGAGTTCCAGGTCCACCCGGTCGACCTGACCGGCATCACCGTGGAGGCGGTCAAGGAGTTCGGGCTGACCCGCAAGGAGTCCTCGCGGGCGAAGAACATGTTCGCGCTCGGGCTGCTGTCGTGGATGTACGGCCGCCCGGTCGAGTCCACGCTGGACTTCCTGGGCAAGAAGTTCGCCAAGGCCCCCGACATCCGCGACGCCAACATCGCGGCGTTCAAGGCGGGCTGGAACTACGGCGAGACCACCGAGACCTTCGTCGTGCAGTACGAGGTCAAGCCGGCCAAGCTGCCCCAGGGCACCTACCGCAACATCACCGGCAACCTGGCGCTGTCCTACGGCCTGGTGGCTGCCGGGGTCCGTTCGAAGCTGCCGGTCGTACTGGGCTCCTACCCGATCACGCCGGCCTCGGACGTGCTGCACGAGCTGTCCAAGCACAAGGGCTTCAACGTCACCACCTTCCAGGCCGAGGACGAGATCGCCGGCATCGGCGCGGCCGTGGGCGCAGCGTTCGGCGGCGCACTCGGCGTGACCACCACGTCGGGTCCGGGCATCGCGTTGAAGTCGGAGACGATCGGGCTGGCGGTGATGACCGAACTGCCACTGCTGGTCATCGACGTGCAGCGCGGTGGCCCCTCGACGGGGCTGCCGACCAAGACCGAGCAGGCCGACCTGATGCAGGCGATGTACGGCCGCAACGGCGAGGCGCCGGTCCCGATCGTGGCGCCCCAGTCGCCCGGCGACTGCTTCGCCGCCGCGGTGGAGGCCGCGCGGATCGCGATCACCTACCGCACGCCGGTGATGCTGCTGTCCGACGGCTATCTCGCCAACGGTTCCGAGCCGTGGGCCATCCCCGACGTGGAGGACCTGCCGGCGATCGACCCGGACTTCGCCACCGAGCCCAACCACAGCACCGGGGACGACACCGACCCCGACTTCTGGCCCTACCTGCGTGACCCCGAGACGCTCGCGCGACCGTGGGCGATCCCGGGCACCGCGGGGCTGGAGCACCGCATCGGTGGCCTGGAGAAGGGCGACGGGCACGGCAACATCTCCTACGACCCGGCCAACCACGACCTCATGGTCCGCACCCGGGCGGAGAAGATCGCCCGGATCGCCGACAGCTTCCCGCCGCTGGCCGTGGACGACCCCACCGGCGACGCCAAGGTGCTGGTCATCGGGTGGGGCTCCACCTACGGCCCCATCGGCGCCGCCTGCCGCCGCGTACGCCGCGCCGGCTACCAGGTCGCCCAGACCCACCTGCGCCACCTCAACCCCTTCCCCCAGGACCTCGGCGAGGTCCTCGCCCGCTACGACAAGGTGCTGGTGCCCGAGATGAACCTCGGCCAGCTCTCGAAGCTGCTGCGGGCGGAATACCTCGTCGACGCGGTCGGCTACAACCAGGTCCGTGGCCTGCCGCTGAAGGCCGCCGAGCTCGCCGAGGCCGTCGGCCGGCTGGTCGGCGAGGCCGAGGGCATCGACGTCGACCTGGGCGAACACGGACTCAACCTTCCCTCCGACCACGAGGAGGCATCCGTCTGA
- a CDS encoding SRPBCC domain-containing protein codes for MSDPRASVEIDAPLEVVWQVMLDTASYAAWNPFVVGAETAEPPAVGNPIVLHVRWADGSRTTSPERITAIEPPVTDTEGTVTARLSYVYEGWPARLGLVRGTRHQRLTQRPGGPTTYDTVEEFSGPLVRFAGPGRVADGFRRHAEALRSHAERLAP; via the coding sequence ATGAGCGATCCGCGGGCATCGGTCGAGATCGACGCACCGCTCGAGGTGGTCTGGCAGGTGATGCTGGACACCGCGTCGTACGCCGCGTGGAACCCGTTCGTGGTCGGCGCGGAGACCGCCGAGCCGCCGGCGGTGGGCAACCCGATCGTGCTGCACGTCCGGTGGGCCGACGGCTCGCGCACGACCTCCCCGGAGCGGATCACCGCGATCGAGCCCCCGGTCACGGACACCGAGGGCACGGTGACGGCGCGCCTGAGCTACGTCTACGAGGGCTGGCCCGCCCGGCTCGGGCTCGTCCGCGGCACCCGGCACCAACGGCTCACGCAGCGCCCCGGCGGACCGACGACGTACGACACCGTCGAGGAGTTCTCCGGACCGCTGGTCCGGTTCGCCGGCCCGGGCCGGGTGGCGGACGGCTTCCGACGGCACGCGGAGGCCCTTCGGAGCCATGCGGAGCGCCTCGCGCCCTGA
- a CDS encoding polyprenyl synthetase family protein, with the protein MSHSSTGSAVGPSPAELALPIDDTALADRLRTRMEAVEEALYHHAQGRTAYVTDAARHLLAAGGKRFRPLLVLLAAESGPHPEAPEVQTAACVVEITHVGSLYHDDVMDEAELRRGEASANARYDNLVAILTGDFLFAKSSELTSQLGPDAVRIQAETFARLVEGQILETVEPGPDEDPLEHYLEVVAGKTGSLIATSARYGAMFGGADPTVVAALTAYGELVGTAFQLSDDILDIASETEESGKTPGTDLREGVPTLPVLLAQASTDPADARLKELLAGDLTDDDRHAEALRLLRVHPAMEEARSYVVGRAQEAKELLTALPEGSVRAALEDFADVVAVRSA; encoded by the coding sequence GTGAGTCACTCCTCGACCGGGTCCGCAGTGGGGCCGAGCCCCGCCGAGTTGGCCCTGCCGATCGACGACACGGCGCTGGCCGACCGCCTCCGCACCCGCATGGAGGCTGTCGAGGAGGCGCTGTACCACCACGCGCAGGGCCGGACGGCGTACGTCACCGACGCGGCGCGCCACCTGCTCGCCGCCGGCGGCAAGCGGTTCCGGCCGCTGCTGGTGCTGCTGGCCGCCGAGTCCGGCCCGCACCCGGAGGCACCGGAGGTGCAGACCGCGGCGTGCGTCGTGGAGATCACCCACGTCGGGTCGCTCTACCACGACGACGTGATGGACGAGGCCGAGCTGCGGCGCGGCGAGGCCTCGGCCAACGCGCGCTACGACAACCTGGTCGCGATCCTCACCGGCGACTTCCTCTTCGCCAAGTCCTCCGAGCTCACCTCGCAGCTGGGCCCGGACGCGGTGCGGATCCAGGCCGAGACCTTCGCGCGGCTCGTCGAGGGCCAGATCCTCGAGACCGTCGAGCCTGGCCCCGACGAGGACCCGCTGGAGCACTACCTCGAGGTCGTCGCGGGCAAGACCGGGTCGCTCATCGCCACCTCCGCGCGCTACGGCGCGATGTTCGGCGGCGCCGACCCCACGGTCGTCGCCGCGCTCACGGCGTACGGCGAGCTGGTCGGCACGGCCTTCCAACTCTCCGACGACATCCTCGACATCGCCTCCGAGACCGAGGAGTCGGGCAAGACCCCGGGCACCGACCTCCGCGAGGGCGTGCCGACGCTGCCGGTGCTGCTGGCGCAGGCCTCGACCGACCCCGCGGACGCCCGGCTCAAGGAGCTCCTCGCCGGTGACCTGACCGACGACGACCGTCACGCCGAGGCACTGCGCCTGCTGCGGGTCCACCCCGCGATGGAGGAGGCCCGCTCCTACGTCGTGGGCCGTGCCCAGGAGGCCAAGGAGCTGCTGACGGCACTGCCGGAGGGCTCGGTGCGGGCGGCGCTGGAGGACTTCGCCGACGTCGTGGCGGTCCGCTCGGCCTGA
- a CDS encoding YajQ family cyclic di-GMP-binding protein: protein MADSSFDIVSKIDRQEVDNALGQTAREIATRYDFKGTGATIAWQGEDAIVISSSAEERTKAAYDVFQQKLVKRQVSLKVLDASDPKQSGKDYKMAIALKEGIRTEDAKKISKLIRDEGPKGVKAQVQGDELRVSSKKRDHLQEVIALVKDQDYDFAVQFTNYR, encoded by the coding sequence ATGGCCGACTCCTCCTTCGACATCGTCAGCAAGATCGACCGCCAGGAGGTCGACAACGCGCTGGGCCAGACGGCGCGGGAGATCGCCACCCGCTACGACTTCAAGGGCACCGGGGCCACGATCGCCTGGCAGGGCGAGGACGCGATCGTCATCTCCAGCAGCGCCGAGGAGCGCACCAAGGCCGCCTACGACGTGTTCCAGCAGAAGCTGGTCAAGCGCCAGGTCAGCCTCAAGGTCCTCGACGCCTCCGACCCCAAGCAGTCGGGCAAGGACTACAAGATGGCCATCGCCCTCAAGGAGGGCATCCGCACCGAGGACGCCAAGAAGATCTCCAAGCTGATCCGCGACGAGGGCCCCAAGGGCGTCAAGGCCCAGGTCCAGGGCGACGAGCTGCGGGTGTCGAGCAAGAAGCGTGACCACCTCCAGGAGGTCATCGCCCTGGTCAAGGACCAGGACTACGACTTCGCCGTCCAGTTCACCAACTACCGCTGA
- a CDS encoding nitroreductase/quinone reductase family protein, protein MGLLTPLAITIGAQPWMPRFLPQVTWVDHRLQRATRGRIGVLDIAGLPNLMLTVPGRRSGIPRSTPLLCVPDGADWLIAGSYFGAPKPPLWAANLRACETATVRSGGREHTVTWRELEGADRERAWAVMRTTWPNFDKYAERTDRVIPVFRLTPVD, encoded by the coding sequence GTGGGACTCCTGACACCGCTCGCCATCACCATCGGCGCCCAGCCGTGGATGCCGCGCTTCCTGCCGCAGGTCACCTGGGTCGACCACCGACTGCAGCGCGCGACGCGTGGCCGGATCGGCGTGCTCGACATCGCCGGACTGCCGAACCTGATGCTGACCGTGCCCGGCCGCAGGAGCGGCATCCCGCGTTCGACGCCGCTGCTCTGTGTGCCCGACGGCGCCGACTGGTTGATCGCGGGGTCGTACTTCGGTGCGCCGAAGCCGCCGCTGTGGGCGGCCAACCTGCGTGCCTGCGAGACCGCCACGGTGCGTTCCGGCGGGCGCGAGCACACGGTCACCTGGCGCGAGCTCGAGGGCGCAGACCGGGAGCGCGCCTGGGCGGTCATGCGGACGACGTGGCCCAACTTCGACAAGTACGCCGAGCGCACCGACCGGGTCATCCCGGTCTTCCGCCTCACCCCGGTCGACTGA
- the nuoN gene encoding NADH-quinone oxidoreductase subunit NuoN, with amino-acid sequence MDFVNPTIEYFELLPLIIVFGGGVLGVLLEAFLPRQRRLLPQALLAAVTLVAAFVATIMVAFDLPEHADGAARGIVGAEGSIVVDGPTVYLWALLLVFGIGGVALFAERQLEGGVTAFSGQASALPGTDAEREVSARGWEHTEVYPLLLFAVLGMLLFPASGDLLIMFVALEVLSLPLYLLCGLARRRRLLSQEAAMKYFLLGAFSSGFFLYGAALVYGYAGSMSFAGIHDAVRAGGDNHGLLLAGIALLTVGLFFKVGAAPFQAWTPDVYQGAPTAVTAFMSAGTKVAAFGALLRLLYVAFGPERWSWEPVLWVVAIASMVVGAALAVAQSDVKRMLAYSSIAHTGFILTGVLGVQGADQLGPGQFSSLEAVLFYLTTYGFAMLGAFALVSMVRDPSGEATSLHHWNGLGRRAPLVGGAFALFLLSMAGIPLTSGFVGKWAVFTSAGAAGAWPVVAVAIGASVVAIFFYVRTIRTMFFADPSPDSDVAVVQPSVLTVGTIGLCLAATVVLGIYPGPVFDWVGHAGDFIR; translated from the coding sequence ATGGACTTCGTGAACCCGACCATCGAGTACTTCGAGCTGCTGCCGCTGATCATCGTCTTCGGCGGCGGGGTCCTCGGCGTCCTGCTCGAGGCGTTCCTGCCCCGGCAGCGTCGGCTGCTGCCCCAGGCCCTGCTGGCCGCGGTGACGCTCGTCGCCGCGTTCGTCGCCACGATCATGGTGGCCTTCGACCTGCCCGAGCACGCCGACGGCGCCGCCCGCGGCATCGTCGGGGCCGAGGGCAGCATCGTCGTCGACGGTCCGACGGTCTACCTGTGGGCGCTGCTGCTGGTCTTCGGCATCGGCGGCGTCGCCCTGTTCGCCGAGCGCCAGCTCGAGGGCGGCGTGACCGCCTTCTCAGGCCAGGCGTCGGCACTGCCCGGCACCGACGCCGAGCGTGAGGTGTCCGCACGGGGCTGGGAGCACACCGAGGTCTACCCGCTGCTGCTGTTCGCGGTCCTGGGCATGCTGCTCTTCCCGGCCTCGGGCGACCTGCTGATCATGTTCGTCGCGCTGGAGGTCCTCTCCCTCCCGCTCTACCTGCTCTGTGGCCTCGCGCGCCGTCGCCGGCTGCTGAGCCAGGAGGCGGCGATGAAGTACTTCCTGCTCGGCGCCTTCTCCTCCGGGTTCTTCCTCTACGGCGCGGCGCTCGTCTACGGCTATGCGGGCTCGATGTCCTTCGCCGGCATCCACGACGCGGTCCGGGCCGGTGGCGACAACCACGGCCTGCTGCTCGCCGGCATCGCGCTGCTGACCGTCGGCCTGTTCTTCAAGGTCGGTGCGGCGCCGTTCCAGGCGTGGACCCCGGACGTCTACCAGGGGGCGCCGACCGCGGTCACGGCGTTCATGTCCGCCGGCACCAAGGTCGCTGCCTTCGGTGCGCTGCTGCGGCTGCTCTACGTCGCCTTCGGTCCCGAGCGCTGGAGCTGGGAGCCGGTGCTGTGGGTGGTGGCGATCGCCAGCATGGTCGTGGGCGCCGCCCTCGCCGTGGCGCAGAGCGACGTGAAGCGGATGCTGGCCTACTCCTCGATCGCCCACACCGGGTTCATCCTCACCGGTGTGCTGGGCGTGCAGGGCGCCGACCAGCTCGGGCCCGGCCAGTTCTCCTCCCTCGAGGCGGTGCTGTTCTACCTGACGACCTACGGGTTCGCCATGCTCGGCGCCTTCGCGCTCGTCTCCATGGTGCGTGACCCCTCCGGTGAGGCGACGTCGCTGCACCACTGGAACGGGCTGGGCCGCCGGGCCCCGCTGGTGGGCGGTGCGTTCGCGCTCTTCCTGCTCTCCATGGCCGGCATCCCGCTCACCTCGGGCTTCGTCGGCAAGTGGGCGGTCTTCACCAGCGCGGGTGCCGCCGGCGCCTGGCCGGTGGTCGCGGTCGCGATCGGTGCCAGCGTGGTGGCGATCTTCTTCTACGTGCGCACCATCCGGACCATGTTCTTCGCCGACCCCAGCCCCGACAGCGACGTCGCCGTCGTGCAGCCGTCGGTGCTGACGGTCGGCACCATCGGGCTCTGCCTGGCCGCGACCGTCGTGCTCGGCATCTACCCGGGCCCGGTGTTCGACTGGGTCGGCCATGCGGGAGACTTCATCAGGTGA
- a CDS encoding NADH-quinone oxidoreductase subunit M gives MLSLLIALPLVGALAVALLPQRLSKPAGLGVALVTLAISLVAAAQYQLDGGMQFTYTADWIEALGVHYAVGLDGLGLLMVLLTTVLVPIVLVAEWLTVEDESGRGPRSFIAWTLALEALSLAVFTATDVFLFYVVFEATLIPAYFLVGGFGRDGRGAAALKFLMFQLAGGLVLLAAVIGLYVVSAEAGEPSYLLTDLAALDIGTEAGRWLFAGFFFAFAVKAPLFPVHTWLADTTEKATPGTSTLLVCVLDKIGTFGMLRFCLGLFPEASQWATPLVITLALVSIVYGALLAIGQDDVLRLIGLTSLSHFGFITLGIFAFTTQGGSGAILYMVNHGLATAGLFLLAGYVYHRSGTMSIREMGGMEKVTPVLAGLFLIAGLATLGLPGLSPFISEFLVLLSAFDYAWWAGAVAVTGIVLAAIYVLWLYQRTMTGPTTPAVADAKDLGVRELAAVVPLVAALVFFGFFPGPLLDVSNPMIGDLLTEVGVSDDPPVVSGEHASGEEAH, from the coding sequence ATGCTCTCCCTGCTCATCGCTCTGCCCCTGGTGGGTGCCCTCGCGGTGGCGCTGCTGCCGCAGCGGCTCAGCAAGCCCGCCGGCCTGGGCGTCGCGCTCGTGACGCTGGCGATCAGCCTGGTCGCCGCGGCGCAGTACCAGCTCGACGGCGGCATGCAGTTCACCTACACCGCCGACTGGATCGAGGCGCTCGGCGTGCACTACGCCGTGGGCCTGGACGGCCTCGGCCTGCTGATGGTGCTGCTCACCACCGTGCTGGTGCCGATCGTGCTGGTCGCGGAGTGGCTCACCGTCGAGGACGAGTCGGGCCGCGGTCCGCGCAGCTTCATCGCCTGGACGTTGGCGCTGGAGGCCCTCTCGCTGGCGGTCTTCACCGCCACTGACGTGTTCCTCTTCTACGTCGTCTTCGAGGCCACGCTGATCCCGGCGTACTTCCTCGTCGGTGGCTTCGGCCGCGACGGACGCGGTGCCGCGGCGCTGAAGTTCCTGATGTTCCAGCTCGCCGGCGGCCTGGTGCTGCTCGCGGCGGTGATCGGGCTCTACGTCGTCTCCGCCGAGGCCGGTGAGCCGTCCTACCTGCTCACCGACCTGGCCGCACTCGACATCGGCACCGAGGCGGGCCGCTGGCTCTTCGCCGGGTTCTTCTTCGCCTTCGCGGTGAAGGCGCCGCTGTTCCCGGTCCACACCTGGCTGGCCGACACCACCGAGAAGGCCACCCCGGGCACCTCCACGCTGCTGGTGTGCGTGCTGGACAAGATCGGCACCTTCGGCATGCTGCGCTTCTGCCTCGGGCTCTTCCCCGAGGCCTCGCAGTGGGCGACGCCGCTGGTGATCACCCTGGCGCTGGTCTCCATCGTCTACGGCGCGCTGCTGGCCATCGGCCAGGACGACGTGCTGCGGCTGATCGGGCTCACCTCGCTGAGCCACTTCGGCTTCATCACCCTCGGCATCTTCGCCTTCACCACCCAGGGCGGCTCCGGCGCGATCCTCTACATGGTCAACCACGGGCTCGCGACCGCCGGGCTGTTCCTGCTGGCCGGCTACGTCTACCACCGCAGCGGCACCATGAGCATCCGCGAGATGGGCGGCATGGAGAAGGTCACGCCGGTGCTCGCCGGCCTCTTCCTGATCGCCGGCCTGGCCACGCTCGGCCTGCCCGGGCTCAGCCCCTTCATCAGCGAGTTCCTCGTGCTGCTCTCGGCGTTCGACTACGCCTGGTGGGCCGGTGCGGTCGCGGTCACGGGCATCGTGCTCGCCGCGATCTACGTGCTGTGGCTCTACCAGCGCACGATGACCGGTCCGACCACACCGGCCGTGGCGGACGCGAAGGACCTCGGCGTCCGTGAGCTGGCGGCCGTCGTCCCGCTCGTGGCGGCCCTGGTGTTCTTCGGGTTCTTCCCGGGTCCGCTGCTCGACGTCAGCAACCCGATGATCGGCGACCTGCTCACGGAGGTGGGGGTCAGCGACGACCCACCCGTCGTGAGCGGTGAGCACGCGAGCGGCGAGGAGGCGCACTGA